The following proteins are co-located in the Pan troglodytes isolate AG18354 chromosome 5, NHGRI_mPanTro3-v2.0_pri, whole genome shotgun sequence genome:
- the ELOVL4 gene encoding very long chain fatty acid elongase 4 isoform X2, with amino-acid sequence MQSPWPTLSISTLYLLFVWLGPKWMKDREPFQMRLVLIIYNFGMVLLNLFIFRELFMGSYNAGYSYICQSVDYSNNVHEVRIAAALWWYFVSKGVEYLDTVFFILRKKNNQVSFLHVYHHCTMFTLWWIGIKWVAGGQAFFGAQLNSFIHVIMYSYYGLTAFGPWIQKYLWWKRYLTMLQLIQFHVTIGHTALSLYTDCPFPKWMHWALIAYAISFIFLFLNFYIRTYKEPKKPKAGKTAMNGISANGVSKSEKQLVIENGKKQKNGKAKGD; translated from the exons ATGCAGTCTCCTTGGCCTACACTAAGTATAAGCACTCTTTATCTCCTGTTTGTGTGGCTGGGTCCAAAATGGATGAAGGACCGAGAACCTTTTCAGATGCGTCTAGTGCTCATTATCTATAATTTTGGGATGGTTTTGCTTAACCTTTTTATCTTCAGAGAG TTATTCATGGGATCATATAATGCGGGATATAGCTATATTTGCCAGAGTGTGGATTATTCTAATAATGTTCATGAAGTCAGG atagctgctGCTCTGTGGTGGTACTTTGTATCTAAAGGAGTTGAGTATTTGGACACAGTGTTTTttattctgagaaagaaaaacaaccaagTTTCTTTCCTTCATGTGTATCATCACTGTACGATGTTTACCTTGTGGTGGATTGGAATTAAGTGGGTTGCAGGAGGACAAG CATTTTTTGGAGCCCAGTTGAATTCCTTTATCCATGTGATTATGTACTCATACTATGGGTTAACTGCATTTGGCCCATGGATTCAGAAATATCTTTGGTGGAAACGATACCTGACTATGTTGCAACTG attcaATTCCATGTGACCATTGGGCACACGGCACTGTCTCTTTACACTGACTGCCCCTTCCCCAAATGGATGCACTGGGCTCTAATTGCCTATGCAATCAGCttcatatttctctttcttaacTTCTACATTCGGACATACAAAGAGCCTAAGAAACCAAAAGCTGGAAAAACAGCCATGAATGGTATTTCAGCAAATGGTGTGAGCAAATCAGAAAAACAACTCGtgatagaaaatggaaaaaagcagaaaaatggaaaagcaaaaggaGATTAA